A portion of the Manduca sexta isolate Smith_Timp_Sample1 chromosome 20, JHU_Msex_v1.0, whole genome shotgun sequence genome contains these proteins:
- the LOC115448204 gene encoding uncharacterized protein LOC115448204 isoform X1, translating into MDLHRLKVVKFDRSTENNFNVNEIIGDVTKETNCFIINETGKKMEHHNSTHNTKQKILGAFNIHKSKSEPLKGFSKEKKIIKHVRRKAISFDDIKNNFNYKHNLFNSECFSKLMKGKKILDRNKEIKVLFASEVSRLTKRDRNVYCSTKLRNTKVGTLRKKSNSCYDVFGFQNRKCSYDHTTKQYRCDKGCITKKFSKLQSRLNKIHKLSQPKTEPKSVIEHQSVKILKPSKIRDVKSESDCCVCTRAQHYNLVCFPDNNHSTFRGKPIVNPKNIPKYPSAYFPDCNCVNQQVSVTPSRLQVRKKNVGDAAVATSRSLCNTCTSMKPTRAKRASGPFCRICKIPKSIRKRDVPCHSLGATKKIFSNHTSSRNLQNKIRTIFKCILLGLVVIAWSPCIITVLLCWILTYPLRPQYIKTSGCENEECLHKQTPLCHIMGGVKCLGDKAAYSIKAMLSLLRSNEEDEHLQDRPASYSRGCPDPKKKYTLFYTDHRGWRMKPIRDKNLHLYNGDVEEFQDPNSMPGQNTGRKKNIIKKCCGCKLRKAEKDINIDTTLHHPETKKNQSQNTKMRKHVYRRSQRLNGEGKSLKHEVHRPRIRSKSHPMPYDSHIRPCEKLPVKYPPCLRNSRSSPLPLNNNIAKRKCKSRFTQRLPNCCELCERRKQNNISLKEVNRSCHNKKVHPRCVSNKHRKKEKSYLKRLWNYIRCSWDELERVVDETEDVAWKDEIKCDMYWLTLQQKQFPWLYQHCPCLYPCFTVWFNCIKSTWHMAVYTLSFCVWCPVMFGCYIFSELFWQCLK; encoded by the exons ATGGATTTACACCGTTTAAAAGTTGTTAAATTTGATAGAAGcaccgaaaataattttaatgtgaatgAAATTATTGGTGATGTTACAAAAGAAACGAATTGCTTCATTATAAATGAAACTGGAAAAAAAATGGAACATCATAATTCAACACATAATACGAAACAAAAAATTCTAGGtgcatttaatatacataagtCTAAAAGTGAGCCATTGAAGGGTTTTTCAAAAG agaaaaaaattataaagcacgTGCGAAGAAAAGCTATAAGCTTCGatgatatcaaaaataattttaattataagcaCAACTTATTTAATTCGGAATGTTTTTCTAAATTGatgaaaggaaaaaaaatactcGACAGAAACAaggaaataaaagtattattcgCTAGCGAAGTGTCCAGACTTACAAAAAGAGatagaaatgtttattgttCAACGAAACTTAGAAACACGAAAGTGGGCAcgttaagaaaaaaatcaaattcttgTTATGATGTTTTTGGTTTCCAAAATAGAAAGTGTTCCTATGATCACACCACTAAGCAATATCGATGTGATAAAGGATGCATTACGAAAAAATTTAGCAAACTGCAATCAAgacttaataaaattcataaattatcgCAACCAAAAACAGAACCTAAATCAGTTATTGAACACCAGTCAGTAAAGATTTTGAAACCAAGTAAAATAAGAGATGTAAAATCTGAATCCGACTGTTGTGTATGTACGAGAGCGcaacattataatttagtatGTTTCCCGGATAATAACCATTCTACATTTCGTGGAAAGCCTATtgtaaatccaaaaaatattccaaaatacCCATCGGCTTATTTTCCCGATTGCAATTGTGTAAATCAACAAGTTTCAGTTACTCCGTCGCGTTTGCAAGTGCGTAAAAAAAATGTGGGCGATGCTGCAGTCGCTACCAGTCGTTCTTTATGTAATACTTGTACGAGTATGAAACCAACTCGCGCTAAAAGAGCATCTGGCCCCTTTTGCCGAATATGCAAAATCCCAAAATCAATACGGAAGAGAGATGTTCCATGCCACTCTCTTGGAGCtaccaagaaaatattttcaaatcataCATCGTCAAGaaatcttcaaaataaaatacgaaccaTTTTTAAGTGCATTTTATTGGGTTTGGTGGTTATTGCTTGGAGTCCGTGTATTATTACAGTTCTGCTGTGCTGGATATTAACATATCCATTAAGACCTCAATACATTAAAACAAGTGGGTGTGAAAACGAGGAGTGTCTTCATAAACAAACACCACTGTGTCACATTATGGGCGGTGTGAAATGCTTGGGCGATAAAGCTGCCTATTCGATTAAAGCAATGTTATCTTTACTGCGTAGTAATGAGGAAGACGAGCACTTGCAGGATAGACCGGCCAGTTATTCACGTGGATGTCCTGATCCCAAAAAAAAGTATACACTCTTTTATACAGATCATAGAGGCTGGAGAATGAAACCCATTCGTGATAAAAATCTTCATTTGTATAATGGTGACGTTGAGGAATTTCAAGACCCTAACTCGATGCCGGGTCAGAATACAGGacgaaagaaaaatattataaaaaaatgttgtggtTGTAAATTACGTAAGGCTGAAAAAGATATAAACATAGATACAACATTACACCACCCTGAAACTAAAAAGAATCAAAGCCAGAATACAAAAATGCGTAAACATGTATATAGGCGTTCTCAAAGGCTCAATGGTGAGGGAAAATCTTTAAAGCATGAAGTTCATAGACCACGAATAAGATCTAAATCTCATCCAATGCCTTACGATTCTCATATCAGACCGTGTGAAAAACTACCAGTTAAGTACCCACCTTGTCTCCGTAACTCTCGATCGTCACCTCTacctttaaataataacattgctAAACGCAAATGTAAATCTAGGTTTACTCAACGTTTACCAAATTGCTGCGAGTTGTGTGAACGCCGGAAGCagaataatatttctttaaaagaaGTGAATCGTTCCtgtcataataaaaaagtcCATCCTCGATGCGTCAGTAATAAACATCGAAAGAAAGagaaatcatatttaaaaagattatgGAACTACATCCGGTGTTCCTGGGACGAGCTTGAGCGTGTTGTAGATGAAACTGAAGATGTGGCTTGGAAAGATGAGATTAAATGTGACATGTATTGGCTCACATTGCAACAGAAACAATTTCCTTGGTTATATCAACATTGTCCATGCTTGTATCCATGTTTTACGGTTTGGTTCAATTGCATTAAAAGCACATGGCATATGGCGGTTTACACACTTTCTTTTTGTGTTTGGTGTCCTGTCATGTTCGggtgttatattttttccgaATTATTTTGGCAatgcttaaaataa
- the LOC115448204 gene encoding uncharacterized protein LOC115448204 isoform X2, which translates to MKGKKILDRNKEIKVLFASEVSRLTKRDRNVYCSTKLRNTKVGTLRKKSNSCYDVFGFQNRKCSYDHTTKQYRCDKGCITKKFSKLQSRLNKIHKLSQPKTEPKSVIEHQSVKILKPSKIRDVKSESDCCVCTRAQHYNLVCFPDNNHSTFRGKPIVNPKNIPKYPSAYFPDCNCVNQQVSVTPSRLQVRKKNVGDAAVATSRSLCNTCTSMKPTRAKRASGPFCRICKIPKSIRKRDVPCHSLGATKKIFSNHTSSRNLQNKIRTIFKCILLGLVVIAWSPCIITVLLCWILTYPLRPQYIKTSGCENEECLHKQTPLCHIMGGVKCLGDKAAYSIKAMLSLLRSNEEDEHLQDRPASYSRGCPDPKKKYTLFYTDHRGWRMKPIRDKNLHLYNGDVEEFQDPNSMPGQNTGRKKNIIKKCCGCKLRKAEKDINIDTTLHHPETKKNQSQNTKMRKHVYRRSQRLNGEGKSLKHEVHRPRIRSKSHPMPYDSHIRPCEKLPVKYPPCLRNSRSSPLPLNNNIAKRKCKSRFTQRLPNCCELCERRKQNNISLKEVNRSCHNKKVHPRCVSNKHRKKEKSYLKRLWNYIRCSWDELERVVDETEDVAWKDEIKCDMYWLTLQQKQFPWLYQHCPCLYPCFTVWFNCIKSTWHMAVYTLSFCVWCPVMFGCYIFSELFWQCLK; encoded by the coding sequence atgaaaggaaaaaaaatactcGACAGAAACAaggaaataaaagtattattcgCTAGCGAAGTGTCCAGACTTACAAAAAGAGatagaaatgtttattgttCAACGAAACTTAGAAACACGAAAGTGGGCAcgttaagaaaaaaatcaaattcttgTTATGATGTTTTTGGTTTCCAAAATAGAAAGTGTTCCTATGATCACACCACTAAGCAATATCGATGTGATAAAGGATGCATTACGAAAAAATTTAGCAAACTGCAATCAAgacttaataaaattcataaattatcgCAACCAAAAACAGAACCTAAATCAGTTATTGAACACCAGTCAGTAAAGATTTTGAAACCAAGTAAAATAAGAGATGTAAAATCTGAATCCGACTGTTGTGTATGTACGAGAGCGcaacattataatttagtatGTTTCCCGGATAATAACCATTCTACATTTCGTGGAAAGCCTATtgtaaatccaaaaaatattccaaaatacCCATCGGCTTATTTTCCCGATTGCAATTGTGTAAATCAACAAGTTTCAGTTACTCCGTCGCGTTTGCAAGTGCGTAAAAAAAATGTGGGCGATGCTGCAGTCGCTACCAGTCGTTCTTTATGTAATACTTGTACGAGTATGAAACCAACTCGCGCTAAAAGAGCATCTGGCCCCTTTTGCCGAATATGCAAAATCCCAAAATCAATACGGAAGAGAGATGTTCCATGCCACTCTCTTGGAGCtaccaagaaaatattttcaaatcataCATCGTCAAGaaatcttcaaaataaaatacgaaccaTTTTTAAGTGCATTTTATTGGGTTTGGTGGTTATTGCTTGGAGTCCGTGTATTATTACAGTTCTGCTGTGCTGGATATTAACATATCCATTAAGACCTCAATACATTAAAACAAGTGGGTGTGAAAACGAGGAGTGTCTTCATAAACAAACACCACTGTGTCACATTATGGGCGGTGTGAAATGCTTGGGCGATAAAGCTGCCTATTCGATTAAAGCAATGTTATCTTTACTGCGTAGTAATGAGGAAGACGAGCACTTGCAGGATAGACCGGCCAGTTATTCACGTGGATGTCCTGATCCCAAAAAAAAGTATACACTCTTTTATACAGATCATAGAGGCTGGAGAATGAAACCCATTCGTGATAAAAATCTTCATTTGTATAATGGTGACGTTGAGGAATTTCAAGACCCTAACTCGATGCCGGGTCAGAATACAGGacgaaagaaaaatattataaaaaaatgttgtggtTGTAAATTACGTAAGGCTGAAAAAGATATAAACATAGATACAACATTACACCACCCTGAAACTAAAAAGAATCAAAGCCAGAATACAAAAATGCGTAAACATGTATATAGGCGTTCTCAAAGGCTCAATGGTGAGGGAAAATCTTTAAAGCATGAAGTTCATAGACCACGAATAAGATCTAAATCTCATCCAATGCCTTACGATTCTCATATCAGACCGTGTGAAAAACTACCAGTTAAGTACCCACCTTGTCTCCGTAACTCTCGATCGTCACCTCTacctttaaataataacattgctAAACGCAAATGTAAATCTAGGTTTACTCAACGTTTACCAAATTGCTGCGAGTTGTGTGAACGCCGGAAGCagaataatatttctttaaaagaaGTGAATCGTTCCtgtcataataaaaaagtcCATCCTCGATGCGTCAGTAATAAACATCGAAAGAAAGagaaatcatatttaaaaagattatgGAACTACATCCGGTGTTCCTGGGACGAGCTTGAGCGTGTTGTAGATGAAACTGAAGATGTGGCTTGGAAAGATGAGATTAAATGTGACATGTATTGGCTCACATTGCAACAGAAACAATTTCCTTGGTTATATCAACATTGTCCATGCTTGTATCCATGTTTTACGGTTTGGTTCAATTGCATTAAAAGCACATGGCATATGGCGGTTTACACACTTTCTTTTTGTGTTTGGTGTCCTGTCATGTTCGggtgttatattttttccgaATTATTTTGGCAatgcttaaaataa
- the LOC115448211 gene encoding STAM-binding protein-like A, with translation MQAEEKRTKQVDLTSLEPAVRVKQLANYGTLVEVDQNVPPRRYYRSGLEMVRMANVYLAEGSLENAYILYMKFMTLFLEKIRKHPEYASVPAQVKAVNQAKLKEVMPKAEKLKQKLLDQYAKEHALYKENEEKRRIAEEERRKQEIEDAKLAERLQADEDKKDANTTPHLLHADQWAVSPSAPAVSGVRYPDDFAAEPPRAPPQHYQPAPPLIPPSRPHSENISDVMPSLYGAHRLRTVVVPAAVLGKFLRLAADNTARNIETCGILAGILERDQLKVTHVVVPKQSGTPDSCSTNNEEDIFHYQDQHNLITLGWIHTHPTQTAFLSSVDLHTQCSYQLMMPEAIAIVCAPKYNETGYFALTPDYGMQFIANCRQTGFHPHPNDPPLFHNVAHIRVDDTAPIEMVDLRR, from the exons ATGCAGGCGGAAGAAAAACGTACGAAGCAAGTCGATTTGACTTCTTTAGAACCTGCAGTACGGGTAAAACAACTGGCAAACTACGGTACTCTGGTAGAAGTGGACCAGAATGTGCCGCCGAGAAG GTACTACCGATCAGGCTTAGAAATGGTGCGGATGGCGAATGTGTACTTGGCTGAAGGGAGTCTTGAGAATGCTTACATCTTGTATATGAAGTTCATGACTTTGTTCTTGGAGAAGATCCGTAAACATCCCGAGTATGCATCAGTCCCAGCACAAGTGAAGGCAGTGAACCAAGCCAAGTTGAAAGAGGTGATGCCAAAGGCAGAGAAACTAAAGCAGAAACTGTTGGATCAGTATGCTAAAGAACATGCTTTGTATAAGGAAAATGAG GAGAAGAGGCGTATAGCTGAAGAAGAAAGGAGGAAACAGGAGATAGAAGATGCCAAACTGGCAGAACGCCTACAGGCAGATGAGGACAAGAAAGATGCTAATACAACACCACATCTTTTACATGCA GACCAGTGGGCGGTGTCGCCGTCGGCGCCGGCGGTGTCGGGCGTCCGGTACCCGGACGACTTCGCGGCCgagccgccgcgcgcgccgccgcagcACTACCAGCCCGCGCCGCCGCTCATACCGCCCTCCAGGCCGCACAG TGAAAACATCAGTGATGTGATGCCATCGTTGTACGGGGCGCATAGACTCCGAACTGTGGTGGTGCCCGCGGCTGTACTCGGAAAGTTCCTCCGCCTCGCGGCCGACAACACCGCGAGAAACATCGAGACCTGTGGCATACTCGCTGGGATACTC GAGCGAGACCAGTTGAAGGTGACGCACGTGGTGGTGCCCAAGCAGAGCGGCACGCCCGACTCCTGCAGCACCAACAACGAGGAGGACATCTTCCACTACCAGGACCAGCACAACCTCATCACGCTCGGCTGGATACAT acaCATCCCACTCAGACGGCGTTCTTGTCGTCAGTGGATCTCCACACCCAGTGTTCGTATCAGTTGATGATGCCCGAGGCGATCGCGATAGTCTGCGCACCTAAATACAACGA GACCGGTTACTTCGCGCTGACGCCCGACTACGGCATGCAGTTCATCGCAAACTGCCGGCAGACTGGGTTCCATCCACATCCCAACGACCCGCCGCTATTCCAC AACGTAGCTCACATCCGCGTGGACGACACAGCACCGATAGAGATGGTGGACCTCAGGAGATGA